Proteins found in one Pontibacter sp. SGAir0037 genomic segment:
- a CDS encoding acyl-CoA dehydrogenase family protein: MAYESSGAPDYYNIDDLLTEEHKLIRQTMRNFVMREISPNIEQWAQEAHFPSEIVKKFGDVGAFGPTIPAEYGGGGLDYISYGLIMQEIERGDSGMRSTASVQGSLVMYPIYAYGSEEQRKKYLPKLASGEWLGCFGLTEPDFGSNPGGMITNIKDMGDHYLLNGSKMWISNAPECQVAVVWAKNEEGRIKGVIVERGMEGFSTPEIHNKWSLRASCTGELVFDNVKVPKENLLPNVEGLRGPLGCLDSARYGIAWGAIGVAIDCYESARKYAMERVQFDKPIAAFQLIQKKLAEMLTEITKAQLLAWRLGTLKNEGKATTQQISMAKRNNVDMALHIAREARQIHGGMGITGEYPIMRHMMNLESVITYEGTHDIHLLITGADITGIPAFK, from the coding sequence ATGGCCTACGAATCTTCAGGGGCACCTGACTACTATAATATTGATGATCTGCTTACAGAAGAGCATAAACTCATCCGGCAAACAATGCGCAACTTTGTGATGCGGGAAATATCTCCGAACATTGAGCAGTGGGCGCAGGAAGCTCATTTTCCTTCGGAAATTGTGAAGAAGTTCGGTGATGTAGGAGCTTTTGGCCCGACTATACCTGCTGAGTATGGCGGTGGTGGCCTGGATTACATCAGCTATGGCCTTATTATGCAGGAAATAGAGCGGGGCGATTCCGGTATGCGATCTACAGCTTCAGTGCAGGGTTCTTTGGTAATGTACCCAATTTACGCCTACGGCTCAGAGGAGCAAAGGAAGAAATACCTGCCCAAGCTGGCAAGCGGAGAGTGGCTAGGTTGTTTTGGATTAACCGAGCCAGACTTCGGCTCAAATCCAGGCGGCATGATCACCAACATAAAAGACATGGGAGATCATTACCTGCTCAATGGTTCTAAAATGTGGATATCAAATGCTCCTGAGTGCCAGGTGGCAGTGGTGTGGGCCAAGAACGAGGAAGGTCGCATTAAAGGTGTGATTGTAGAACGAGGCATGGAAGGTTTTTCTACCCCGGAAATTCACAATAAATGGAGTTTGCGTGCCAGCTGCACAGGTGAGCTGGTTTTCGATAATGTAAAAGTGCCGAAAGAAAACCTGTTGCCAAATGTAGAAGGCCTCCGGGGACCACTTGGATGCCTCGATTCTGCCCGTTACGGGATTGCCTGGGGAGCTATAGGTGTTGCCATAGATTGCTACGAATCGGCCAGAAAATATGCGATGGAGCGGGTGCAGTTCGATAAGCCAATTGCTGCTTTTCAGCTTATACAAAAGAAGCTGGCCGAAATGCTGACAGAAATTACGAAAGCACAGTTGCTGGCCTGGCGTTTGGGTACCTTAAAAAACGAAGGCAAAGCAACTACGCAGCAGATCTCCATGGCAAAGCGCAACAACGTAGATATGGCGCTGCATATAGCACGTGAGGCCCGCCAGATTCATGGAGGAATGGGTATTACAGGTGAATATCCGATTATGCGCCACATGATGAACCTGGAGTCAGTGATAACCTACGAAGGCACACATGATATCCATTTGCTGATTACCGGAGCTGATATTACAGGTATTCCAGCCTTCAAATAA